tatatatatatatatatatatatatatatatatatatatatataataatgtgtttttattataatttaaactcatattttttaataacttaattgtacaaattatatatatatatatatatatatatatatatatatatatatatataattatgtgtttttattataatttaaattatttttttaataacttaattgtacaaattatatatataattatgtgtttttattataatttaaattattattttttaataacttaattgtacaaattatatatatatatatatatatatatatatatatatatataataataataataataataataatgtgtttttattataatttaaactcatatttttaataacttaattgtacaaattatatatatatatatatatatatataattatgtgtttttattataatttaaattcatattttataataacttaattgtacaaattatatatatatatatatatatatatataatgtgtttttattataatttaaattcatattttttaataacttaattgtacaaattactaattatgtgtgttaatacaattattaacttaattgtacaaagtttgcattttcaactacCAATATAAGATACTTAtacaaaaggaattctaagctaaaatactacacattactacgctacaaggctctaaattttactacgctataagggtctacgttttactacgctaaaaaataatctaaactaagcataaacaacaaataaatttaattgcaaataaaatacaaaacggaataaaaatatatatatataaatcaggatattaacagacaaatttattttactaatttatattttattagagaacactaatattaaattcggataaatttaacatgctagtttcgaaaaaaaacacaaaccgaaatagaatacatacaaatcaaataatatacattattataaatgtttcaacttaaaataaatcgaaatacctcgatttagaattttggcaaagcaaaaagattgaaattttgactccggaattgtgaatcaacaatagcacgaaactctactcgaatgtgggaccctttttcttcgagttttatgtgtcgggggacccaattttttttttttttaaagaaacggGCAGAATCGGTGGGGGACCAAGAAGTGGGGAAGAGTTTTAAAATAATGGTGGATGGATGAATTGGAGAAGAAGACGGAGGGGTATAAAAtatctatgtatagcgccactatacctggcgctatacattaatgctgtatatatagcgccaggtattgtggcgctatacctggccaTGTCAGCTTTAACAGTATAgtgccacaatacctggcgctatacttAACGGTTCCGTTATTGTTagtatatagcgccaggtattatggcgctacatataaaaaggtcatttttatttttttaccacctatttgtgtagtttaagtaaaaaaaaaacacatCTTGGTTCCGAACTCGTAAGTTCAACAACTATACGTGTGAAATACTTCCTAGTGGTACTCAGATTGAATGAGGGAAGGTCACACTCACTACCTTCCAAAGTTGCCTATAAACGGCCAACAGCATTCTATTCTGTTTTTGTGTTGAGACAGAAAGAAAGAGTAAattcaaagagaagaaaagtTGGGTTATCACATCACATAACTATCATGACGAACTCCCTAATtcacttttaaaaataataataacaaatttTCTTTTGAACTAGCACTATTATAACTTCAATTGGAATGCAAGATAGTTACTATTCACCAGTGCCTATTACCAAAAAAGATGGTCTTGAGAGGAGCAAATGTGCTGAGGCCAATAAAATTAAGCCCACAACTGAGCTAGAAAGCTTAAACCAGGGAAACAACTGACTTCTGGCTTCTTCAATGacaaaacaaagggaaaacaactaGTCTTAAGAGGAGGTAACATTAATCATAGAGACAACAAAACTTTGATCTAAACTTGAATGTCCCAAAACATAAAAAGTGGATGATTAACTTGCAAAAATGTAAGCATGTTATTGTAACATGCCAAAATTAGAAGGAAATGTGAGGTCAACAGATTAGAAAGAATGCAAGTCTGACATCTGCAGACAGCCTTGACCGTAGCAAAATGAGCGTGAATCAGGCATACCAGCAAATGTCATTCTTGTTTATAACCAACTACCAAGACATGAATCGAGCGTGCTCATCGTCCTCATCATCAACTGGAGCAGGAAGATTAAGATCAAGTAAATCAGCAACTTCTCGCTTGACTGCTGAAGATTGATTGAAATTCTCCTCACTGACACGAGCATGAATAAAATGTGACCTTTTGTGGCCTCCTAAAGCTTGGCCTGACTTGAATATCCTAGGGCAAAACGGGCATTTGTGTCCTTTGGATTTCTTTGGTTTAACCTTTTTCTCAGGTTCATAAGGCACATCTTGAGTAGAAACTGCTGGTTTTTTGTTGCTATATGTCTCCTTATGCTTGCTAATGTTAATGCATTTAGTGTCATTATCAGCACCAAGACTATTCTCACCAGTTTCATATCTTGATTCAGGATAGTCATTGGTCTTTCTGTGGCAAGGTCTGTGTCCACCTAGAGCTTGATAAGAACTAAAATTCTTCTTGCAGTTCAAGCACTCATACTTTCTCTTCTTATGAATTTTCTTATGACGATCCGTTATTCCCTTTCTTGATTCACATTTATCAAAATTTGAGGCTGATCCATAACCACCGTGTTCATATTTCTTGCTCAAATCCTTTCTTGACTCTGTTAGATATCTTTTGATTCTGTTTAAGCTCTTTTTCTCATCATTCCTACGCTCGTCTAACCAAGCTCCAAGGCTCACTTTAGAGGTACTCCATTTGCAATTACCATTTCCTCTGAACCTTTCAACAGAGCCATCTGAATCGACTTTTCCATTTTCGCCTAAGAAGTAATCCGAATCAGAGTTCTCAGATTGAGTTTCAGTATCCAACATATCGCATTTCAGGTTTCTATCTTCCTTTTTCTTGGTTCGAGGTTGTTCACCTTGATTATAGACACATTTAAGACTGTTGTTTCTAGCATTTCTCATGTCATTAGATGATGACTTGGTCTCTAAAACAATAGAATTGTTATCAGAAGACTCCACAACTGAATTGACACCATTCCAAATCCCAGAATCCCTTGACAACATCATCAAACACTTGGCTACTTCTTCTTGTTCTTGCTCATGATCAATCTCAGACACAGACGACGAAcaattataattattattaaccTTGCAAATAGAAGATTTAACTATAATCTTTTTGTACCTCTTAGCCTTTGATCTGCACTTTGGACTCAACAGCTCATCAGCTTCAGTATCTGAATTGCTCTCACTACTCCATGAGTTATCATCTTTCAAATTCAACCCCCCTTTATCTTTTTCTGAATGACAAGCCATATGACCACACAAGGCTTTCATTGATTGAAACACTTTCCCACATTGCTGGCAAACTTTTTCTTGAGGCAAAGGTGAGTTAGAATCCTCAGCCCTCCAAGTTTTTTTGGGATTCTCTCTTAGGCCATAACTAGAAACCCCACCAAGTTCAAACTTTGATTGATTCTCTCTTTtgaaattcttcccattaataGTACTCCAAGATTGCACCTTTTTCAATTTAGCTTCAAAATTTTCCTCAAATTCATGAGACCTCATGTGACCCCCAAGTGACTTCCCACATGGGTATCTCTTGTTACACAACTTGCACACAAACTTCATATCTTGATCTTCTTCCATTTGAGCTAAACTTGCTATTAACCAAATCAAATTCCAAAGAAACCAATAAAGAGTATAGTTAAGATCAAGTGAACAAATTAGTAGAAGATCAAATCATATCACACTGTCACATTCCATGATCTAGTAGTATATATCCAGCAGAATCCCCAAATACTTCCAAGATAAGCATAATCCAAGATCAAAGGAAAGAAGAGaatttttttggcaaaatttaaATCTGGCTTATGCGGTTGTGACACAGATCACCAAGTAATACAGATGGAATTAAATTGGTCAAGTATGATACTACGTTTTAGGAAGTAAAAAAAGATAAGACCCACAGCAAAAGGAGACTCTTTAAATTCCATATATTCAAGTAATCTCTTTATGGCACATATAAAAagaggagagagagagatatCTTTTTAATTACTTATAATATTCAGGATTTCAAGAATCCTATCTGGAAAAATCAAATTTTGAACAGATGGGTCACCAGCAATGGCCATAAAAGTAGCCAATATTCAGGAGACTAAATGAACAAATCACAACAGAAAACCAAAGACTctttcctccccccccccccccccaactctctctctctctctctttgtgTTGTAGTTGTAGGAGAATTCCATGCATGAAAtatgtgtgtgagagagagaaaTAGAACCAAAAAATGGGCAGCGCCAGCACGTGTACACTTGGGAGGATTGTTCGTACCTTCTAAATTCAACTGTCAAGATCTGCAGGCTACTGTTATATGAGGGTTGAGATTAAGGAAAAGAGCAAACATTTATCTTTTTGAGTTTAACCTTCTACACAATCACACTACACTGTAAAATAATATTATACTGTTAATTGACTTAAAAGATAACTATTACATACAAGATAACTACATGTGTAAAAactttctttttacttcttcGGATATTTGTTTGGAGCCTGACTCATTCGCATTCGCACCGCGTAATTACCATGATTTTTTTCATTGCAAGAAGTATAACAAGGGATCTCTAATTAAGGATTAAGGGATTTTATTTATCCTATCACAATCGTTGATGGTAAATAAAATATTTACcttaaaaataatacaataacttgCTATAACAAATTAAATCACATAATAATGTCAAAATATTACACTATTAGTATGTAGAAAATAAATCTTTTAAATTTATATATCGGAAGTTAATACTAAGACTTCAATGTTGTTTAATGTTTAGCATGCATTCATTTGTCTTTGCTTCTAAGGTCACATACATGAAACGACCGAATCTTCAGCCGTTAGTGTTCTCTCATTTTCCTCATTTGCCCCTGCGTAACTCTTTAGAATATTCATTTTCCCTTTTGCTTTTGTTTGTTTTCATTGATTTTTATTCCCACTTTGTTTACTCAGTCAACTCATTTTCCATCGGCAATTTAGTGAATggctttttattttcttttcttgaggGGGGAGGGGGAATGGTTGTGCATATAAATTCCTTAATCGAGATTTTACATTAGCATATGCGGATATTGTAACAATGAATATTTTTTGCCCTTTTTTTAATAGGTCTTATATGATGTGAATCCAGATTAATTGAGATCGCCTTACAAACACCGAGTAGTAAGCCAAAATAGTTACTTCTTCCATTTTAAATTAGATGAGGTACTtccctttttagtctgttccaaaataaataacacatttctaaatttggaaataattcaactttaaactcttcattttatcaattttacccttaatgagaagcttttataaccacacaaatgttaTGACCCCATAAGCTTTTACCCCttaagtcttcttcttttttcttaaacttcgtgccaggtcaaactacctcatctaaattaAAACGGAAGGAGTACTCTTTTCTGACTAGTACGTATTAAGTAAAAATATCATTTGCCTTCACATTATATTTGCTATTTCATTATATTAAGCTAAAGTTCAATGTATGGGGGCTTTACCAATTTGGGGGCACTTATAAGAGATTTGTTTCCCATTAGtagtaggggtgtacaaaggaaatcgACAAATCACACCAACCTAATAATTCGAGttaaaccgagaaaaaaaacctgactatggtttggtgttggaaaaaaaacccgaccataattggtttggtttggttttaactaaagaaagtcaaaccgaaaccaaaccaacccgacattacatatataaattttttagatatatttaatatataaatatacttattgtgatgtaatttataaatatttcttaaaagatttcataattttatcttttaaggtattatttcaaggttg
The Nicotiana sylvestris chromosome 11, ASM39365v2, whole genome shotgun sequence DNA segment above includes these coding regions:
- the LOC104213829 gene encoding uncharacterized protein — its product is MEEDQDMKFVCKLCNKRYPCGKSLGGHMRSHEFEENFEAKLKKVQSWSTINGKNFKRENQSKFELGGVSSYGLRENPKKTWRAEDSNSPLPQEKVCQQCGKVFQSMKALCGHMACHSEKDKGGLNLKDDNSWSSESNSDTEADELLSPKCRSKAKRYKKIIVKSSICKVNNNYNCSSSVSEIDHEQEQEEVAKCLMMLSRDSGIWNGVNSVVESSDNNSIVLETKSSSNDMRNARNNSLKCVYNQGEQPRTKKKEDRNLKCDMLDTETQSENSDSDYFLGENGKVDSDGSVERFRGNGNCKWSTSKVSLGAWLDERRNDEKKSLNRIKRYLTESRKDLSKKYEHGGYGSASNFDKCESRKGITDRHKKIHKKRKYECLNCKKNFSSYQALGGHRPCHRKTNDYPESRYETGENSLGADNDTKCINISKHKETYSNKKPAVSTQDVPYEPEKKVKPKKSKGHKCPFCPRIFKSGQALGGHKRSHFIHARVSEENFNQSSAVKREVADLLDLNLPAPVDDEDDEHARFMSW